A window of Chitinophaga sp. MM2321 contains these coding sequences:
- a CDS encoding RNA-binding protein: MNLYISNLSSYTTEEDLRNLFSKFGAIDSVKIIVDKFTNQSRGFGFIEMPSDAEANEAIQGLNNTEVQGRSLGVAVARPKENNNNNRNNRW; the protein is encoded by the coding sequence ATGAATCTTTATATTTCTAATCTGAGTTCATATACTACAGAGGAAGACCTGAGGAACCTGTTCTCTAAATTCGGCGCCATTGATTCCGTAAAAATCATCGTGGATAAATTTACTAACCAGTCACGTGGATTTGGTTTTATTGAAATGCCTTCCGATGCAGAAGCAAACGAAGCAATTCAGGGTTTGAATAACACAGAAGTACAGGGTAGATCACTGGGAGTAGCAGTTGCCAGACCCAAAGAGAATAACAATAATAACAGGAATAACAGGTGGTAA
- a CDS encoding ketoacyl-ACP synthase III, translating into MNTVKTIIKGTGCFIPSLVKLNRDFAADSFYDAHQVQIATATLEVIDKFQQITGINERRYADNDQNASGMAAIAASRAITDAGIDPETIDQIIVAHNFGDVGVSSIQSDAVPSLASRVKHTLGIRNVSCVAYDILFGCPGWLQGVIQADAFIKAGIAKRCLVIGTETLSRVIDSYDRDSMIFSDGAGAVIIEASNDPAGNAGILSSAAQSFAMDEANYINMGSSYLPNADEQVKYIKMQGRKVYEFALKHVPTAIKTCIDAIGMDITQVKKIFIHQANEKLDEAIVKALYKLYNITPVLSEVMPMNIHALGNSSVATIPTLFDMVRKGAFPEHKLDAGDVVVFASVGAGMNINAVCYRM; encoded by the coding sequence TTGAACACAGTAAAAACAATTATCAAAGGAACAGGTTGTTTTATTCCATCCCTTGTGAAACTTAACCGCGATTTTGCCGCAGATAGTTTCTATGATGCTCATCAGGTACAAATTGCAACGGCGACGCTGGAAGTGATCGATAAATTCCAGCAGATCACAGGGATTAATGAACGCCGGTATGCAGATAATGATCAGAATGCCTCTGGTATGGCTGCCATTGCTGCTTCCCGTGCTATCACAGATGCAGGTATTGACCCGGAAACGATAGATCAGATCATTGTAGCGCATAATTTTGGAGATGTTGGTGTAAGTTCTATCCAGTCCGATGCCGTTCCATCTTTGGCTTCCCGCGTAAAACATACGTTGGGAATCAGGAACGTTTCCTGTGTAGCCTACGATATTTTATTCGGTTGCCCCGGTTGGTTGCAGGGCGTTATACAGGCAGATGCATTCATAAAAGCAGGCATCGCCAAACGTTGTCTCGTAATAGGTACAGAAACCCTCAGTCGCGTAATAGATAGCTACGACCGTGACAGCATGATCTTCAGCGATGGCGCCGGCGCCGTGATCATTGAAGCAAGCAACGACCCCGCCGGCAACGCAGGTATTCTATCCAGCGCAGCACAGTCCTTCGCGATGGACGAAGCCAACTACATCAACATGGGTAGTTCCTATTTGCCCAACGCCGATGAGCAGGTGAAATACATCAAAATGCAGGGACGGAAAGTATATGAGTTCGCATTGAAACATGTACCCACAGCCATTAAAACATGCATCGATGCTATTGGCATGGACATCACCCAGGTGAAGAAAATATTCATTCACCAGGCTAATGAGAAACTGGATGAGGCCATTGTAAAAGCCTTGTATAAACTATATAACATTACACCGGTATTGAGCGAGGTAATGCCCATGAACATTCACGCACTGGGCAACAGCTCTGTGGCAACTATCCCTACCTTGTTTGACATGGTACGCAAAGGTGCTTTCCCGGAGCATAAGCTGGACGCAGGAGATGTAGTGGTATTTGCTTCCGTAGGCGCCGGTATGAATATCAACGCTGTTTGTTACAGGATGTAA
- a CDS encoding PhzF family phenazine biosynthesis protein — protein sequence MNIRFFQVDAFTNKPFKGNPAGVCIMDAPADDQTLQAIAAENNIAETAFLFKQPDGYRLRWFTPKVEMPLCGHATLASAHVLWTTGLAPAEEVIQFHTLSGLLTAARKDNRIELDFPARSHEPVALPTALRQLFGDNYADVVFSHDRYIVELHSPEDVINFVPDFHLLEKYLCVITSKGNNGYPYDFVSRYFAVPVGVNEDPVTGSAHCSLATYWAERLHKKTFHAYQASARGGELKVILQNDRVLLQGEAVTVVAGTFYI from the coding sequence ATGAATATCCGGTTTTTCCAGGTAGACGCCTTTACCAACAAACCCTTCAAAGGCAACCCGGCAGGCGTTTGCATCATGGACGCTCCCGCAGATGATCAGACACTACAGGCCATTGCTGCCGAAAACAATATCGCGGAAACAGCTTTCCTTTTCAAACAACCGGATGGATACCGCCTGCGGTGGTTTACACCCAAAGTAGAAATGCCGCTATGCGGTCATGCTACCCTCGCCAGCGCACATGTACTGTGGACCACCGGACTGGCTCCTGCGGAAGAAGTCATTCAATTCCATACCCTGAGCGGGTTGCTGACAGCCGCCAGGAAAGATAACCGTATAGAACTGGATTTCCCGGCACGCAGCCATGAGCCGGTAGCTTTACCTACCGCATTAAGACAGCTTTTCGGAGATAATTATGCGGATGTTGTGTTTTCCCACGACCGCTATATTGTAGAGTTGCACTCACCGGAAGATGTGATCAACTTTGTTCCCGATTTTCATTTGCTGGAGAAATATTTATGTGTCATCACCAGCAAGGGTAACAACGGCTATCCATACGATTTTGTATCCAGGTATTTTGCTGTTCCGGTGGGTGTAAATGAGGACCCCGTAACGGGTTCGGCACATTGCAGCCTGGCGACTTACTGGGCGGAAAGATTGCATAAAAAAACCTTTCATGCCTACCAGGCTTCGGCCAGGGGCGGGGAGCTGAAAGTGATCTTACAGAATGATCGTGTATTGTTGCAGGGAGAGGCGGTGACGGTGGTAGCAGGTACATTCTACATCTGA
- a CDS encoding alanyl-tRNA synthetase: MSTGNKKQQLLKWLKKLGVWGFLFFLIKGLIWLAIGYWVIGK; encoded by the coding sequence ATGAGTACCGGTAACAAAAAACAACAACTCCTCAAATGGCTGAAGAAGCTGGGTGTCTGGGGCTTTCTGTTCTTCCTGATCAAAGGGCTGATCTGGTTGGCTATCGGCTATTGGGTGATCGGAAAATAG
- a CDS encoding GNAT family N-acetyltransferase, with product MHFREATIDDIPGLFKVRFAVKENRLNNPDLATREDCERYLTTDGKGWVCEAAGNIVGFAIIDAMRNNIWALFVDPGYEAQGIGKQLQTLMLDWHFSESDDMLWLGTSANTRAERFYALTGWMKTGMLDTGEVKFIITRNRWLQVSGLS from the coding sequence ATGCACTTTCGTGAAGCTACCATTGATGATATTCCCGGCCTCTTTAAAGTTCGCTTTGCAGTGAAGGAAAATCGCCTGAATAACCCTGACCTGGCCACCAGGGAAGATTGTGAACGTTATCTGACTACAGATGGGAAGGGATGGGTATGTGAGGCCGCCGGCAATATTGTAGGCTTTGCCATAATAGATGCTATGCGAAATAATATATGGGCTTTATTTGTTGATCCCGGTTATGAAGCACAAGGTATTGGCAAGCAATTACAAACCCTGATGCTGGACTGGCATTTCAGTGAATCGGATGATATGTTGTGGCTGGGAACCAGCGCCAATACAAGAGCTGAGCGGTTCTATGCACTCACCGGCTGGATGAAGACGGGCATGCTGGACACCGGCGAAGTAAAATT